The DNA segment GATCTACGACCTCGCTCCGATGGTGCTCGACCCGGAAGGGGTCACTCGAGTGACCAAGTGGGTGCCTGAGCACATGGGAAATCCGGACTGGAGAGCGATCTGCGGTTACTTCGAGGACTTGGTTAGCCCGGACATTCTCTTGGAGCGCCTGCGGGGAACTGCTGAGCTGTTTCGAGCGTTGCCGGATCTGCTGGTTGAGCTTCCTGCGGAAATTAAAAGCGCCCAGTCCATCCCGCTGAATAATCTGGACAAGCGCTTGGCTGAATGGGGGCTTCGATGAAAGCGATCACCAACGAAGAGCGCAAGCGGCTCATTGACGACATCATGACGCGGCACGCGATGGGGGAAGAAACCCTGGGAACGGCCATTCGCCGACTGCGGCTTGAGGTGACCGGTCTCGACCAGGACACCTTCGCTGCCATGTGCACCCTGTCGACCAAGGCCCTGTACCAGATCGAGAAGGACAAGAGTAATCCGACCATCAACACCATCGACGGCATTCTGAGGAAGTTCGGGCTGCGCCTGGGGCTGGCCATGGCGGCCAGAACCACTTGCACGCCGCCGCTTGGGCAGCCACAACCTGTCTCTAAAAAGCCGGCTCGCGGCGCCAATCCTCAACGGAAGTACGCAGGTCAGCCCAGTAGAACTGCGACTCTCCGGGCTGCTGAAAAGGCCAGGATCAAGGAGGGTGACAAGGGCCCGACCGAATGAGTGGTGGTCTGTCCCGGAACTGGTAGTCAAGAGCTACTGATCGCCATATCGCCGCTCAAACTCCATCGGACTGAGTGTCCCAACCTGAAGCTCACCAACCCAGGAGCGGCAGCCCCAAACCCCAAGCCCGCTCCACGTCATGTTCACCCCGCGAGGGCCGGCGCTCACTCACTCCCGTAGTTCATCACCGACAACAACTTGATCGGCACCTTCAGCAGCTTCTCCGGCCCGTGGGGCACGTCGCCGTCGAAGGTCAGGCTGTCGCCGGCTTCCATGTGATAGAGCTGGTTGCCGTGGCGGTACACCAGTTCGCCCTCCAGCAGATGGAGGAATTCGGTGCCGGGGTGGGCGAAGGTGGGGAACTCCTCGCTGGCGTCATCCATGCTCACCATGTAGGCCTCGAAGTTCTTCTTCGGCCCACGGGTGTGGTTGAGCAGGTGGTAGGTGTGGCCCTTCTCGGTGCCGCGGCGCACCACTTCCATGCCTTCGCCGGACTTCACCAGAATGGCGTTGCCGTCGGGCTGGTCGTACTGGCTGAACAGCTTGGACATCGGCATGCCCAGCACGTCGCACAGGCGGCTCAGGGTATCCAGGCTGGTGGACACCTGGGCGTTCTCGATCTTGCTCAGCATGCCCTGACTGATCCCGGCGATACGCGCCACGTCCGCCAGCTTCAGTTCCTGCGCCTGGCGTTGGCGCTTGATCTGCATGCCCAGGTACTGCTCCAGGCGGAGGCGGGGAGGGGTTTCGGTGGTCATGGGCGGTGAGTCCTGCACGATTTCAGTTCAAGAAAATAACTTTCGCACTGAGAAAGTGCGAGTCCGAGCGTCCCGGCCCGGAAGGCGACAGGGGACTTTCCCACAGTGAAAAGGATTTTCCCATATAAACAGTAGCTCGGCGCAAAACCGAGTGCTTCCTCCCCTCCGCGTTTCAGATTGGCAAGCTGCTTGCATTCCTGATGGGAAACTAAGTTTCCTGTGTGGAATTCAATGAAAAAGCCCGACCGCTACCTGCTCATTCAGACGATCCGGACCCCGGTGGCAGTCGTGCGCCGCTCCCTCCTTGATCGCCTGCCCTCCACCGACCGCCTTGCCCTAATCCAGGAGTGAAGACTCATGTTGCCAACTGAAACGCAGCGCATCATCGACCAGCACGGCATCAAGTACGTGCTGGCCCAGTTCGTCGATATCCACGGCGCCGCGAAGACCAAATCCGTGCCGGTGACCGGCCTCAAGGCGGTGGCCGAGGATGGTGCCGGGTTCGCCGGCTTCGCCATCTGCGGCATGGGCATGGAGCCCCATGGGCCGGACTTCATGGCCCGCAGCGATCTCTCCACCCTGATCCCGGTGCCCTGGCAGCCGGGCTACGGCCGGGTGGTGTGCATCGGTCATGTGGAAGGCAAACCCTGGGCCTATGACACCCGCTATGTGCTGCAACAACAGGTCCAGCGTCTCTCCGACAAGGGCTGGACCCTGAACACCGGCCTGGAGCCGGAATTCAGCCTGTTCCGCCGTGGCGCTGACGGCAAGCTGCAACTGGTGGACGCCACCGACAACCTCGACAAGCCCTGCTACGACTACAAAGGCCTGTCGCGCTCCCGCAAATTCCTCGAGCGCCTGACCGAAGCCCTGCAACCGGTGGGCTTCGACATCTATCAGATCGACCACGAGGACGCGAACGGCCAGTTCGAGATCAACTACACCTACAGCGACGCCATGGAATCGGCGGACCGCTTCACCTTCTTCCGCATGGCCGCCGGCGAGATCGCCAACGACATGGGCATGATCTGCTCCTTCATGCCCAAGCCCGATCCGAAGCGCGCCGGCAACGGCATGCACTTCCACCTGTCGATCGCCAGCGCCAGCAACAAGAACCTCTTCCACGACCCGAACGATCCCAGCGGCATGGGTCTGTCGAAGCTGGCCTACCACTTCGCCGCCGGCCTGCTGGCCCACGGCCCGGCCCTGTGCGCCTTTGCTGCACCCACGGTCAACTCCTACAAGCGCCTGGTGGTGGGCCGCTCACTGTCCGGCGCCACCTGGGCGCCGGCCTTCATCGCCTTCGGTGCCAACAACCGCTCGGCCATGGTGCGAGTGCCCTACGGCCGCCTGGAGTTCCGTCTGCCGGACGCCGGCTGCAACCCCTACCTCGTCACCGCCGCGATCATCGCCGCTGGTCTCGACGGCATCGACCGCCAGCTGGAGCCGGACACCATCTGCAACGAGAACCTCTACAACCTGAGCCTGGAAGAGATCGCCGCGCGCGGCATCAAGACCTTGCCGCAGTCGCTCAAGGAAGCCACCGACGCCCTGGAAGCAGACCCGCTGTTCCGCGAGGTGCTCGGCCCCGAAATCGTCGACGAGTTCATCAAGCAGAAGCGCATGGAATGGGTGGAGTACAGCCGACACGTCTCCGACTGGGAGATCCAGCGCTACACCGAATTCTTCTGAAAACCCTTCGCCCATTTACCTGCCCCCGAGGAGACACGCCATGTGCGGAATCGTAGGTCTTTACCTGAAGAAGCCCGAGCTGGAAGGCCAGCTCGGCAAACTGTTCGAACCCATGCTCGAAGCCATGACCGACCGTGGTCCGGACAGCGCCGGCTTCGCCATCTACGGCGATGAAGTGGCCGACGGCTGGGTCAAGCTGACCCTGCAGGCCATCGAGGCCGACTACGGCTGGAAGCACCTGATGGGATCGTTGGAGGGCCGCCTCGGCTGCTCCCTGGACTGGTTCCAGAACGCCAGCGCCGCGGTGCTCAAGGTCAACTGCGACGAAGAGCGCGTGCGCGACGCCCTCGCTGACCTCGCTCCCGACGTGCGCATCATGAGCGCCGGACAGAGCATCGAAATCCTCAAGGGCATGGGCCTGCCGAAGGAAATTTCCGAGCGCTTCGGCCTTGCGAACATGAAGGGCAGCCACATCATCGGCCACACCCGCATGGCCACCGAAAGCGCGGTGACCATGGAAGGCAGCCACCCGTTCTCCACCGGCGCCGACCTTTGCCTGGTGCACAACGGCTCGCTGTCCAACCACTCGCGCCTGCGCCAGGAACTCAAGCGCCAGGGCATCACCTTCGAAACCGAGAACGACACCGAAGTCGCCGCCGGCTACCTGACCTGGCGCCTGCAACAGGGCGACAGCCTGAAAGAAGCGCTGGACCACTCCCTGGAAGACCTCGACGGCTTCTTCACCTTTGCCATCGGCACCCGCAACGGCTTCGCGGTGATCCGCGACCCGATTGCCTGCAAGCCGGCGATCCTCGCCGAAACCGACGACTACGTGGCCATGGCCTCCGAGTACCAGGCCCTGGCCAGCCTGCCGGGAATAGATAAAGCGAAAGTCTGGGAACCCGAACCCGCCACCATGTACATCTGGGAACGCGCCTGAGGAGCTGAACTATGAAAACCGTTGATCTTTCCACTGCCTCGGTGCGTGAACTGAACCAGACCCTGCACGGTGACGTGCAGGACCGCGAGTGGCTGGTGACCCATCCGGACGGCAAGCACAACCTGGCCGTGGGTGTGAATCAGGCCGTCAGCATCGATATCCAGGGCCATGCCGGCTACTACTGCGCGGGCATGAACCAGAAGGCCAGTGTCACCGTGCATGGCAACGTCGGCGTCGGCGTGGCGGAGAACATGATGTCCGGCTCGGTGCGAGTGAAGGGCAGTGCCTCCCAGGCCGCCGGTGCCACCGCCCATGGCGGGCTGCTGGTGATTGAGGGCGATGCCGGTGCGCGCTGCGGCATTTCCATGAAGGGCGTCGACATCGTGGTCGGCGGCAGCATCGGCCACATGAGCTGCTTCATGGCCCAGGCCGGGCGTCTAGTGGTGTGCGGCGATGCCGGCGACGCCTTGGGCGATTCGCTCTACGAAACCCGCATCTACGTGAAGGGCACGGTGAAGTCCCTGGGCTCGGACTGCATTGAGAAACAGATGCGCGCCGAGCACCTGGAAGAACTGCAGGAACTGCTCAACCGCGCCGGCTTCGACGAAGACCCGGCCAGCTTCAAGCGCTACGGCTCGGCTCGCCAGCTGTACAACTTCAAAGTCGACAACGCATCCGCGTACTGATCCAGCACCGCACGGTGCGCGTGGCGCACCCTACCGACGCCCTGTAGGGTGCGCTGTGCGCACCACTGCCCCCACGAGGAATTGCAAAATGAGCGAACAAAAAACTCCAGTGCTGCGCGAATCCGCCACCTTCGACCGTCTGACCATCCAGGAAATCCAGCGTGCCGCCGAAACCGGCATCTATGACATCCGTGGCGGCGGCACCAAGCGCAAGCTGCCGCACTTCGACGACCTGCTGCTGCTCGGCGCCTCCGTGTCGCGCTACCCGCTGGAAGGCTACCGCGAGAAATGCGGCACCGACGTCGTGCTCGGCACCCGCTTCGCCAAGAAACCGATCCACCTGAAAATCCCGGTGACCATCGCCGGCATGAGCTTCGGCGCGCTGTCCGCCAACGCCAAGGAAGCCCTCGGCCGTGGCGCCAGCATCGCCGGTACCAGCACCACTACCGGCGACGGCGGCATGACCCCGGAAGAGCGCGGCCAGTCGCAGCACCTGGTCTACCAGTACCTGCCGTCCCGCTACGGCATGAACCCCGACGACCTGCGCAAGGCCGATGCCATCGAGATCGTCCTCGGCCAGGGCGCCAAGCCGGGCGGCGGTGGCATGCTGCTGGGCATGAAAGTCACCGAGCGCGTCGCCGGCATGCGCACCCTGCCCATCGGCGTCGACCAGCGCAGCGCCTGCCGTCACCCCGACTGGACCGGCCCGGACGACCTGGCGATCAAGATCGCCGAGCTGCGTGAGATCACCGACTGGGAAAAACCCATCTACGTGAAGATCGGCGCCAGCCGTCCGTACTACGACGTCAAGCTGGCGGTGAAAGCCGGTGCCGACGTGATCGTCCTCGACGGCATGCAGGGTGGCACCGCCGCCACCCAGGAAGTGTTCATCGAACACGTAGGCATCCCGATCCTCCCGGCCATCCCGCAAGCCGTGCAGGCCCTGCAGGAGATGGGCATGCACCGCAAGGTGCAGCTGATCGTCTCCGGCGGCATTCGCAACGGTGCCGACGTGGCCAAGGCCATGGCCCTGGGTGCCGACGCCGTCGCTATCGGCACTGCCGCCCTGGTGGCGCTGGGCGACAACCACCCGCGCCTGGATGAGGAACTGAAGAAGATCGGTTCGGCCGCCGGCTACTACGACGACTGGCAGAACGGCCGCGACCCGGCCGGTATCACCACCCAGGACCCGGAGCTGTCCAAGCGCCTGGACCCGGTGGAGGCCGGCCGCCGCCTGGCCAACTACCTGCGCGTGCTGGTGCTGGAAGCCCAGACCATGGCGCGTGCCTGCGGCAAGTCCCACCTGCACAACCTCGACCCCGAGGACCTGGTGGCATTGACCGTGGAAGCCGCCGCCATGGCCCGCGTGCCCCTGGCTGGCACCAGCTGGATTCCGGGTCAGGGCTACTGATCCCGAAGGCAATGCATAAAGGCCGGCGAGCGATCGCCGGCCTTTTTCTTTTTTGTAGGTTGGGCCTCGCGTAGGGTGGAAGTCGCTTTTCACTTCCACCGGCGGTGTTTCCGGTGGGCACCGGTGGTGGGTCGATAAAGCGTGATCCACGGCCGCTACGCGGCTTTCGCGAATGAATTCGCTCTCACTGGACAGCGGGGCACCGTCCTGGTGAGCGCATTGCTTTATTGATTGGCAGGAAAATCAAATTCGCACCAAGAAAATGCGTTCTGACTTGCCATCGCTATCCCTTGCCTCTCCAGTCCGCGAAATAAAGCGTTTTCCATTCAACGACTTAGCGAAAAGGTAAGCGCGTGCTTTGGCCTTGGCAGGCCAATTGCTATGCCTATGGGGAAACAAAATTGCCCTGCAGGAAGAAAGGTGCTGGTCCGGCCTCGTCCTCCTGGGGCGCTCGAACGCCGGTTCGCCCCTCCGACAGCGGGCCGGCCGAATCCCCGTCGGTTGGAGGCTACAGGCAATGATCCGGTTTTCTCATGTGGGCCGCGGTATGTTGGGCCTTTCCCTTCTGTTGGGCAGTTTCGCCGCCAATGCGGAGGAAACAGCACCTGTGATCAATAGCGGCGACACCGCGTTCGTCGCGCTCTGCTCGCTGGTGGTGCTGCTGATGACACTGCCGGGCCTGGCGCTGTTCTACGGCGGCATGGCGCGGACCAAGAACGTGCTGTCGATCCTCATGCAGGTGTTCTGCACCGCCTCACTCATGTCGGTGCTGTTCGCCCTCTATGGCTACAGCCTGACCTTCACCGATGGCGGTTCGCTGCAGTCGGTGATCGGCGGCCTGGACAAGCTGTTCCTGGTCGGCGTCACCAAGGACACGGTGGTCGGCACCATTCCCGAGTACCTCTACTTCCTGTTCATGCTGCTGTTCGCCGCCATCACGCCTGCGATCATCGTCGGCGCCTTCGCCGAGCGCATGAAGTTCGCCGCGGTCATGGTGTTCATGGCGGTGTGGCTGACCATCAACTACATCCCCATGGCGCACATGGCCTGGGGCGGTGGCTGGGTGTTCAACCTGGGCGTGCAGGATTTTGCCGGCGGCAACGTGGTGCACCTGAACGTCGGTATCGCCTCCCTGGTGGGCGCCTGGCTGCTGGGACGCCGTCGCGGCTTCGGCACCCCGGCGATCGCTCCGCACAACATGACCATGACGCTCACCGGTGGCTCGCTGCTGTGGGTGGGCTGGCTGGGCTTCTGCGGCGGTTGCGCGCTGGCCGCCAACGGCTTCGCCATGCTGGTAATGGTCAACACCATGCTCGCCAGCTGCGCCGGTGCGCTGGGCTGGATGCTGGTGGAGTGGCAGCACCGTGGTCGTCCAAGCCTGTTCGGCGCGGTGTCTGGAGCCATCGCCGGCCTGGTGGCGATTACCCCGGCCTGCGGTTATGTCGGCCCCATGGGCGCCATCCTGCTGGGCCTGATCGCCGGCCCGGTGTGTGTCTGGTCGGTGGACAAGCTCAAGCCGATGATCGGCCTGGATGATGCCTTCGATGTGTTCGGCGTGCATGGCGTGGCCGGCATCCTCGGCGGCTTGCTGACCCCGGTGTTCGCCCTCACCGCCATCGGTGGCCAGGGCTTCCCCGAAGGCCGCGACCTGTTCGACCAGTTGCTGGTCAACGGTGGCGCGATCCTGTTCAGCATCGGCTTCTCGGCCGTGACCAGCCTGATCGCCTTCAAGGTGGCTTCCGCGCTGTGCAGCGGGCTACGGGTTGAGGAGGCGGCCGAGGTAGATGGGCTGGACCTCACCGCCCACGGCGAAGTCGGCTACAAGTACTCGAGCTGAGGATCGCCGCCATGAAACTCATTACCGCAATCATCAAACCCTTCCGCCTGGACGACGTGCGCGAAGCGCTGACCGAGGCCGGCGTCAACGGCGTGACCGTGACCGAGGTCAAGGGCTACGGCCGGCAGAAGGGCCACTCGGAAATATACCGGGGCGCCGAGTACGTGGTGGAACTGCTGCCCAAGGTCAAGCTGGAAATCGTAGTCGGCGACGCGCTGTGCCAGGCCGCCATGGACGCCATTCTCAAGGCGGCCTACACCGGCAAGATCGGCGACGGCAAGCTGTTCGTTCAGGAACTGGAAAGCGTGGTGCGGATACGCACCGGCGAGATGGGCGAAGACGCCCTGTGAGTTGACGGTTGTACCCCTGCGCCGACGCCTTGCGTCGGCGCTTTCATTGGAGCCGGGAAAGCGGTGCGCACAGTGCACCCTACTGCGGAAGGGTAGGGGGCGCCGCGCGCACCAGCTTGTGTTCGAGAAGGAGGCGTGAAGGATGGCGTGGTTGAATGGATGGGGATTCCTGGTCCTGGCGGGACTCTGTGAGGTGCTCTACGCCTCGATCATCCCGCGCACGGATGGATTCACACGGCTCTGGCCGAGCCTGTATTGCGGGTTCTTCCTGCTGCTGAGCATCTATCTGTTGAGCCTGGCCGTACGCGAGCTGCCGCTGGGCCTGGCCTATGCGGTGTGGGTGGGCATCGGCACCCTCGGCACCGTGGCCTACGGCACTCTGTTTCTGGGAGAACAACTGGGCCCGATGCGCGGCCTGTGCCTGGCGATGATAATCGGCGGCATCGTCGGCCTGAAGATGGTGGGAGGCGCGCAGGTGGCGTAGGCGCAGGCCGGCGCCAAATCCCTGGCCGGTGGGGTGGGCTGATGATGAATGCACTCATTCGCCGTATTCGATGATGGCGCCACGCGGCCCACCCTGCCATTGCCGCAATGCCCCGTTTCCAATCGTTTTCCAGGCAATATGCCTGAAATTGGTTCGTTTCCTCAGCTTTGCTGCCGCAGCATCGCCTGAATCTGCTGCACCGATTCCTGGGTCCGCCGCGCCAGGTTGCGTACCTCGTCCGCCACCACCGCGAAACCGCGCCCTTGTTCACCTGCTCGGGCCGCTTCAATGGCGGCGTTGAGCGCCAGCAGGTTGGTCTGTTCGGCGATGCCACGTATCACCCCGGCCACCTGGGCGATCTGGCCATAGGTGGTCTGGATGTTCGCCTGTTCGCGTTCGTGCAGGCTGGCGGCGGTCTTCTCGTCACTGATCTCGCGCACCGCACCGGTGACATAGAGCAACCGGCCTCGGCTGTCGCGCAGGCAGCGGCCGCGTTCGCGGAACCAGACTTCGCCACGGGTCTTGTGGCGCATGCGGTACTCCACCGCATAGAAACCGTCGCCGCTGCTGTCCGCCATCGAAGCGTTGAAGGTCTTCATGACCTCCTTGAGATCGTCCGGGTTGGCCACGCCGAAGTAGCTGTCCCAGCCATCGGGAAACTCCTCGCGCTTGTAGCCGATGAGTTCGCGGAACTGCTCGGACCAGCGGATCACGTTCTGCGGATGGTCGGGGTCGCCGTTCACCACGTTCATCGCCCAGCAGCCTTCGGTGAGGGTGCGTTTGGTCAGGTCCCACACCTCGCGTTCCTTGTCCCACGTTTCCCGTTCGGCCTCCAGGGCCGCCAGACGTTGCCGGTACTCCTCCAGTTCACCGCGCAACCGCGTGTCCTGCTGTTCGGCCTGGGCCAGTCGCCGGTTCAACTCGGCGTACTCATTGGCACTACAGGGTGACGGCGCTTGCCGCTCGGTGTGCTGGCGGATGTGCTGCAGTTCACGCCAGTCGCGCTGCAGCCGTTCCAGGCTGCCAAGCAGCCGGGGTTGGTGTCTCAGTCGTGGCAGTGCGGATTCCGGGCCCTGGTCGCTGGACAGTTGGTCGAGCCACTGGCTGAGTTCGTTGGCCAGGTTGCTAGATGCTTTTCTGAACCACATTGGCCGATTCTCCTTGGCTATGGACGGGGGAGGGACTTGCAGGACTCCCTAGCAAATCCCTCTCCAAGTACCGCATCAGCTGCGCACGCGGGTCTTCTCCGGGTCATAGGCCACGGTGCTGGCGGCCACGCGGGCGCGAATGCGCTTCTGCTGGCCGTCGAGCTTGCCGATTTCCACCGCCGTGCCCGGTTCGCAGTAGCCGATGTCCAGCCGGCACAGGGCGATGTTCTTGCCCAGCACCGGCGAGCGGGTGGCGCTGGTGACGACCCCGACCTGGGCACGGCCGACGCGCACGCAGTCGCCATGGGCGGCCGGTTCGTTGCCATCCAGTTCCAGGCCCACCAGACGCTGTTGCGGATGGGCGCTGCGGCACAGCAGGGCGTCTTTGCCGATGAAGTCGGCCTGCTTGGTCTTCAACGGTACGCAGAAGCCGATGCCGGCCTCGAAGGGATCGGTCTGGTCGCTGAATTCGTAGCCGGCGAAGATCAGCCCGGCCTCGATACGCAGCATGTCCAGCGCGTGCAGGCCCAGCGGCACCAGCCCCAACGGTTCGCCGAGCTGCCAGAGGCGCTTCCACACCTTCATGGCGTCGCTGGGGTGGCACCAGATTTCGTAACCCAGCTCGCCCGTGTAGCCGGTGCGCGACACCATCAGTGGCGGACCGTTGTAGTCGTCCAGCCGGCCGACGAGGAATCGAAACCAGCCGAGGTCTTCCAG comes from the Pseudomonas sp. TCU-HL1 genome and includes:
- a CDS encoding helix-turn-helix domain-containing protein, coding for MKAITNEERKRLIDDIMTRHAMGEETLGTAIRRLRLEVTGLDQDTFAAMCTLSTKALYQIEKDKSNPTINTIDGILRKFGLRLGLAMAARTTCTPPLGQPQPVSKKPARGANPQRKYAGQPSRTATLRAAEKARIKEGDKGPTE
- a CDS encoding helix-turn-helix domain-containing protein, with translation MTTETPPRLRLEQYLGMQIKRQRQAQELKLADVARIAGISQGMLSKIENAQVSTSLDTLSRLCDVLGMPMSKLFSQYDQPDGNAILVKSGEGMEVVRRGTEKGHTYHLLNHTRGPKKNFEAYMVSMDDASEEFPTFAHPGTEFLHLLEGELVYRHGNQLYHMEAGDSLTFDGDVPHGPEKLLKVPIKLLSVMNYGSE
- the glnT gene encoding type III glutamate--ammonia ligase; the encoded protein is MLPTETQRIIDQHGIKYVLAQFVDIHGAAKTKSVPVTGLKAVAEDGAGFAGFAICGMGMEPHGPDFMARSDLSTLIPVPWQPGYGRVVCIGHVEGKPWAYDTRYVLQQQVQRLSDKGWTLNTGLEPEFSLFRRGADGKLQLVDATDNLDKPCYDYKGLSRSRKFLERLTEALQPVGFDIYQIDHEDANGQFEINYTYSDAMESADRFTFFRMAAGEIANDMGMICSFMPKPDPKRAGNGMHFHLSIASASNKNLFHDPNDPSGMGLSKLAYHFAAGLLAHGPALCAFAAPTVNSYKRLVVGRSLSGATWAPAFIAFGANNRSAMVRVPYGRLEFRLPDAGCNPYLVTAAIIAAGLDGIDRQLEPDTICNENLYNLSLEEIAARGIKTLPQSLKEATDALEADPLFREVLGPEIVDEFIKQKRMEWVEYSRHVSDWEIQRYTEFF
- a CDS encoding class II glutamine amidotransferase, with translation MCGIVGLYLKKPELEGQLGKLFEPMLEAMTDRGPDSAGFAIYGDEVADGWVKLTLQAIEADYGWKHLMGSLEGRLGCSLDWFQNASAAVLKVNCDEERVRDALADLAPDVRIMSAGQSIEILKGMGLPKEISERFGLANMKGSHIIGHTRMATESAVTMEGSHPFSTGADLCLVHNGSLSNHSRLRQELKRQGITFETENDTEVAAGYLTWRLQQGDSLKEALDHSLEDLDGFFTFAIGTRNGFAVIRDPIACKPAILAETDDYVAMASEYQALASLPGIDKAKVWEPEPATMYIWERA
- a CDS encoding protein glxC, with amino-acid sequence MKTVDLSTASVRELNQTLHGDVQDREWLVTHPDGKHNLAVGVNQAVSIDIQGHAGYYCAGMNQKASVTVHGNVGVGVAENMMSGSVRVKGSASQAAGATAHGGLLVIEGDAGARCGISMKGVDIVVGGSIGHMSCFMAQAGRLVVCGDAGDALGDSLYETRIYVKGTVKSLGSDCIEKQMRAEHLEELQELLNRAGFDEDPASFKRYGSARQLYNFKVDNASAY
- a CDS encoding FMN-binding glutamate synthase family protein; this encodes MSEQKTPVLRESATFDRLTIQEIQRAAETGIYDIRGGGTKRKLPHFDDLLLLGASVSRYPLEGYREKCGTDVVLGTRFAKKPIHLKIPVTIAGMSFGALSANAKEALGRGASIAGTSTTTGDGGMTPEERGQSQHLVYQYLPSRYGMNPDDLRKADAIEIVLGQGAKPGGGGMLLGMKVTERVAGMRTLPIGVDQRSACRHPDWTGPDDLAIKIAELREITDWEKPIYVKIGASRPYYDVKLAVKAGADVIVLDGMQGGTAATQEVFIEHVGIPILPAIPQAVQALQEMGMHRKVQLIVSGGIRNGADVAKAMALGADAVAIGTAALVALGDNHPRLDEELKKIGSAAGYYDDWQNGRDPAGITTQDPELSKRLDPVEAGRRLANYLRVLVLEAQTMARACGKSHLHNLDPEDLVALTVEAAAMARVPLAGTSWIPGQGY
- a CDS encoding ammonium transporter, translating into MIRFSHVGRGMLGLSLLLGSFAANAEETAPVINSGDTAFVALCSLVVLLMTLPGLALFYGGMARTKNVLSILMQVFCTASLMSVLFALYGYSLTFTDGGSLQSVIGGLDKLFLVGVTKDTVVGTIPEYLYFLFMLLFAAITPAIIVGAFAERMKFAAVMVFMAVWLTINYIPMAHMAWGGGWVFNLGVQDFAGGNVVHLNVGIASLVGAWLLGRRRGFGTPAIAPHNMTMTLTGGSLLWVGWLGFCGGCALAANGFAMLVMVNTMLASCAGALGWMLVEWQHRGRPSLFGAVSGAIAGLVAITPACGYVGPMGAILLGLIAGPVCVWSVDKLKPMIGLDDAFDVFGVHGVAGILGGLLTPVFALTAIGGQGFPEGRDLFDQLLVNGGAILFSIGFSAVTSLIAFKVASALCSGLRVEEAAEVDGLDLTAHGEVGYKYSS
- a CDS encoding P-II family nitrogen regulator, giving the protein MKLITAIIKPFRLDDVREALTEAGVNGVTVTEVKGYGRQKGHSEIYRGAEYVVELLPKVKLEIVVGDALCQAAMDAILKAAYTGKIGDGKLFVQELESVVRIRTGEMGEDAL
- a CDS encoding DMT family transporter, which gives rise to MAWLNGWGFLVLAGLCEVLYASIIPRTDGFTRLWPSLYCGFFLLLSIYLLSLAVRELPLGLAYAVWVGIGTLGTVAYGTLFLGEQLGPMRGLCLAMIIGGIVGLKMVGGAQVA